The following are encoded together in the Syngnathus typhle isolate RoL2023-S1 ecotype Sweden linkage group LG5, RoL_Styp_1.0, whole genome shotgun sequence genome:
- the ube3b gene encoding ubiquitin-protein ligase E3B has product MFGAPQSSKSEFLDKARQAREERKGQKEKERAAILIQALVRRFLCRSRLQKQIRKDVDDYFESPAATSKRNALSIFKIARKLLFIYHLEDKMRFEKLCRAILASMEVENEPKVWYVSLALSKDLTIPWLKQIKDVLWTCCQLLKTLKPDILQDNKLVTLYLTMLVTFTDTSTWRIVRGKGEALRPALMRICENIMGHLNQKGFYSTLQILLTNGLARSKPALSKGTLTAIFTLSLRPVIAAHFSDNLLRSFLIHVMSVPAVTSHLCKLTPECITSIQTHGLLKKFILLLSREEQCSDICVCLEGSHTLCLLGNLIHLGFLNERIIEEETNRFVKDLTDMLSYCQRYVSQKKSNLTHWHPVLGWFSQIVDYGLNESMPLVTKQLQHLWGVPVIRTLFSDVLSKKLESQELSPAPAQPSTSQNNLPVKSLFKRAFQKSASVRNILKPVGGKRVDSAEVQKVCSICVLYQTALSTLTQIRLQILTGLTHLDDLLPKLWAFICELGPQGGLKLFMECLNNDTEESKRLLAMLMLFCDCSRHLITILDDIEVYEEQTSFKIEELITISSFLNTFVYKMIWDGILENAKGEKLELFHSVHGWLMVLYERDCRRKFTFDDHWLRKDLKPSLLFQELEKGKKRAQLILQYIPHVIPHKNRVLLFRNIVTKEKENLGLIETNSASPHVTHITIRRSRMLEDGYDQLRRLPVNSIKGVIRVKFVNDLGVDEAGIDQDGVFKEFLEEIIKKVFNPALNLFKTTSGNERLYPSPTSYIHENHLQLFEFVGKMLGKAIYEGIVVDVPFASFFLSQVLGHHHSTFYSSIDELPSLDSEFYKNLTSIKRYDGDVGDLGLSLSYDEDVMGQLVCHELIPGGKTMPVTNENKFSYIHLMAHFRMHTQIKEQTAAFIRGFRSIINPEWLHMFSTPEVQRLVSGDNAEIDLDDLKKHTVYYGGFHSSHRVIIWLWDILSSDFTAEERAMFLKFVTSCSRPPLLGFAYLKPPFSIRCVEVSDDQDTGDTLGSVLRGFFTIRKKEPGGRLPTSSTCFNLLKLPNYSKKSILRDKLRYAISMNTGFELS; this is encoded by the exons ATGTTTGGTGCACCCCAAAGCTCGAAGTCTGAATTCCTGGATAAAGCCAGGCAAGCCAGGGAGGAGAGGAAAGggcagaaggagaaagagagagcagcAATCCTCATCCAAGCCTTGGTCAGACGATTTTTATGTCGCAGCAGACTCCAGAAACAAATAAG GAAAGATGTTGATGACTATTTTGAGTCTCCAGCTGCAACGTCAAAAAGAAATGCACTTTCAATTTTTAAAATTGCTCGTAAATTActattcatttaccacttggaGGATAAGATG AGGTTTGAAAAGCTTTGTCGGGCTATTCTTGCCAGCATGGAAGTTGAAAACGAGCCTAAA GTCTGGTATGTGTCTTTGGCACTCTCCAAAGATCTCACAATCCCTTGGTTGAAACAGATTAAAGATGTTCTCTGGACCTGCTGTCAACTACTAAAGACTTTAAAG CCTGATATCCTGCAGGACAACAAATTGGTAACCCTTTACCTCACCATGCTGGTCACTTTCACGGACACATCAACATGGCGGATTGTGAGAGGGAAAG GAGAAGCTCTCCGACCTGCTTTGATGAGAATCTGTGAGAATATCATGGGTCATCTCAATCAAAAGGGATTCTATTCAACACTACAG ATTTTGCTGACCAATGGCTTGGCTCGTTCGAAACCAGCTCTCTCAAAAGGCACTTTAACTGCTATATTTACTTTGTCACTAAG GCCAGTCATCGCTGCTCACTTCTCAGACAACCTGCTCAGATCATTCCTCATTCACGTTATGTCCGTTCCAGCTGTGACTTCGCACCTGTGTAAGCTCACCCCAGAG TGTATTACGTCGATCCAGACTCATGGCCTTCTAAAGAAGTTTATCCTTCTTCTGAGCCGTGAGGAGCAGTGCTCTGATATCTGTGTGTGTCTCGAGGGGAGCCACACACTCTGCTTATTAG GTAACCTGATTCACTTGGGCTTCCTGAATGAGCGAATCATAGAGGAGGAGACCAATCGCTTTGTGAAGGACCTGACTGACATGCTGTCCTACTGCCAGAGATATGTGTCCCAAAAGAAGTCCAACCTCACCCACTGGCACCCAGTCCTGGGCTGGTTTTCCCAAATTGTAGATTATGG TCTTAACGAATCAATGCCACTGGTCACCAAGCAACTGCAGCATCTGTGGGGCGTGCCTGTCATTCGGACCCTCTTCAGCGACGTCCTCTCGAAGAAGCTCGAGAGTCAGGAGCTCAGTCCCGCACCCGCACAACCTAGCACGTCGCAAAATAACCTGCCAGTTAAAA GCCTGTTTAAGCGAGCTTTTCAGAAGTCCGCGTCTGTACGAAACATCTTGAAGCCGGTCGGGGGAAAGCGGGTGGACTCTGCTGAAGTTCAGAAGGTGTGCAGCATTTGTGTGCTCTACCAAACTGCCCTTTCCACACTGACGCAAATACGACTACAGATTCTCACCG GTCTGACACACCTCGATGACCTCCTGCCCAAGTTGTGGGCTTTTATCTGTGAATTGGGCCCACAGGGAGGCCTTAAGCTTTTTATGGAGTGTCTCAACAATGACACTGAAGAGTCTAAGCGGCTCCTGGCTATGCTTATGCTCTTCTGTGACTGTTCACGGCACCTCATCAC AATTCTGGATGACATCGAAGTCTACGAAGAACAGACCTCCTTTAAAATAGAGGAGCTCATCACTATCTCCTCCTTTCTTAACACGTTTGTGTACAAAATGATATGGGACGGTATCCTTG AGAACGCAAAGGGGGAGAAACTGGAGTTATTCCACAGCGTTCACGGATGGTTAATGGTGCTTTACGAACGCGATTGCCGGAGAAAATTCACCTTTGATGACCACTGGTTACGCAA AGACTTAAAACCAAGCTTGCTGTTCCAAGAACTTGAGAAAGGCAAGAAGCGAGCCCAGCTGATACTGCAATATATCCCACATGTTATTCCTCATAAAAAT AGGGTGCTGCTGTTTCGGAATATCGTCACTAAGGAAAAAGAGAATCTTGGCCTAATAGAAACCAACTCCGCCTCGCCGCACGTCACGCACATTACCATTCGCCGCTCACGCATGTTAGAG GATGGTTACGACCAGCTCCGCCGTTTACCTGTGAATTCCATAAAAGGCGTCATACGTGTGAAGTTTGTGAATGACCTGGGAGTGGATGAAGCGGGTATCGATCAAGATGGTGTGTTTAAAGAGTTTCTTGAAGAGATCATTAAGAAAGTGTTCAACCCTGCACTCAACCTATTCAAG ACCACGAGTGGAAATGAGCGGCTTTATCCTTCGCCTACTTCCTACATCCACGAGAACCATCTGCAGCTATTTGAGTTTGTGGGGAAGATGTTAGGGAAAGCCATTTATGAG ggCATTGTAGTGGATGTTCCTTTTGCTTCCTTCTTCCTCAGCCAAGTTTTGGGTCATCACCACAGCACTTTTTACAGCTCCATTGATGAGCTGCCCTCATTGGACTCAGAGTTTTACAAGAACCTCACCTCCATTAAG CGCTATGATGGAGATGTGGGAGACCTGGGACTCTCGTTATCCTATGATGAAGATGTTATGGGACAG CTTGTTTGTCATGAGTTGATACCTGGAGGCAAGACCATGCCAGTCACCAATGAAAATAA GTTCAGCTACATCCACCTCATGGCTCACTTCCGGATGCACACTCAGATTAAGGAGCAAACGGCAGCTTTCATCCGAGGCTTTCGCAGCATCATTAACCCAGAATGGTTGCACATGTTCTCGACACCCGAGGTTCAGCGTCTAGTCTCGGGAGATAATGCTGAAATTGACTTGGATGACCTCAA GAAGCACACCGTCTACTACGGAGGTTTTCATAGCAGCCATCGTGTTATCATCTGGCTGTGGGACATCTTGTCCAGTGATTTCACGGCTGAGGAGAGGGCAATGTTCCTCAAA TTTGTTACCAGCTGCTCAAGACCTCCTCTCCTAGGTTTTGCCTACCTCAAGCCACCTTTTTCAATCCGTTGTGTGGAAGTGTCAGATGATCAG
- the kctd10 gene encoding BTB/POZ domain-containing adapter for CUL3-mediated RhoA degradation protein 3, translating into MEEMSGESAVSSPVPAATTRTTSFKGSSPSSKYVKLNVGGALYYTTMQTLTKQDTMLKAMFSGRMEVLTDSEGWILIDRCGKHFGTILNYLRDGAVPLPDSRRETEELLAEAKYYLVQGLADECTAALQNKETYEPLCKVPLMTSSKEEQKLIATSNKPTVKLLYNRSNNKYSYTSNSDDNMLKNIELFDKLSLRFNGRVLFIKDVIGDEICCWSFYGQGRKIAEVCCTSIVYATEKKQTKVEFPEARIYEETLNILLYESHDGRGPDNALLEATGGAAGRSHHLDEDDERERIERVRRIHIKLPNDRTQHHHQ; encoded by the exons ATG GAAGAGATGTCAGGAGAGAGCGCCGTGAGCTCGCCAGTGCCGGCAGCTACCACCCGGACCACATCCTTCAAAGGTTCCAGCCCCAGCTCGAAATATGTGAAGTTAAATGTAGGCGGGGCTCTGTACTACACAACAATGCAGACTCTGACCAAACAAGACACCATGCTTAAAGCCATGTTCAGTGGCAGGATGGAGGTCCTCACGGACAGTGAAG GTTGGATTCTGATTGATCGCTGCGGCAAACATTTTGGAACGATACTAAACTACCTTAGAGATGGAGCGGTGCCGTTACCGGATAGTCGGCGGGAAACCGAGGAGCTGCTTGCAGAAGCCAAGTATTATCTTGTCCAAGGCCTCGCAGATGAATGCACGGCTGCTTTGCAG AATAAAGAAACGTATGAGCCCCTTTGTAAAGTGCCTCTGATGACATCATCGAAGGAGGAGCAGAAGCTAATTGCAACTTCAAATAAG CCTACAGTCAAACTGCTGTATAACAGAAGCAATAACAAATATTCCTACACCAG CAATTCTGACGACAACATGCTGAAAAATATTGAGCTGTTTGACAAGCTGTCGTTGCGGTTCAACGGCCGCGTACTCTTCATCAAAGATGTCATCGGGGATGAGATCTGCTGCTGGTCCTTCTACGGGCAGGGTCGGAAGATAGCTGAAGTGTGCTGCACGTCCATCGTTTATGCCACTGAGAAGAAGCAGACAAAG GTGGAGTTCCCTGAAGCTCGCATCTACGAGGAGACCCTCAATATCCTCTTATACGAATCCCACGACGGGAGGGGGCCAGACAACGCTCTGCTGGAGGCAACAGGCGGCGCCGCCGGACGATCCCATCATCTGGACGAAGATGACGAGCGAGAACGAATTGAGCGAGTTCGTAGGATCCACATTAAACTACCCAACGACCGAACGCAGCACCACCACCAGTGA
- the myo1ha gene encoding unconventional myosin-Ih isoform X1 codes for MDMEGALNARDQVGIQDFVLLDETTEGAFLNNLKKRFSKDLIYTYIGTLLVSVNPYKELDIYNKKQMDLYMGVNFFELPPHIYALADNAYHTMLTEFNNHFILISGESGAGKTEASKKILQYYAVSCPSTALLNTVRDKMLMSNPVLEAFGNAKTLKNDNSSRFGKYMDIQFDGEGDAVGGHILNYLLEKSRVVHQNHGERNFHIFYQLLEGGEEDLLHQLGLERDCQHYSYLTQGECAIVPSINDRNDWKTVKNALQVIDIDAINTNHLFGIVASVLHLGNVKFQPDSKGCATLNNTNAELRWVSNLLGIDAHSLQEGLTYRKIEAKTDQVLSPFSLDHAIYVRDALAKAIYGHTFTWLVNRINESMENTDPSRKTVIGLLDIYGFEVFNINSFEQFCINYCNEKLQQLFIQLTLKAEQEEYQAEDIEWEPVQFFNNKIICDLVEERHRGIISILDEECLRPGEATDLTFLERLEEKMGNHPHFVSHKLADKKTRRTMERGDFRLLHYAGEVTYCVVGFLDKNNDLLYKNIKDLICQSKNSIVRQCFSCMDPDSRRRPETVATQFKSSLLKLTEILMAKDAWYIRCLKSNESRKPGQFDEALIRHQIKYLGLMQHLRVRRAGFAYRRNYKALCPATWPHWRGEPADGVLVLVQHLGYFPNEYKMGRTKIFIRHPRTLYATEDAFEKCKHQLASRLQAKYKGYRAKGEFRKQKEAATKIETCWRGVQARKERDKRVWAVKVIKQFIKGYMTRGQAKVTDNSEYLAFVRQNYLNRLKENLPKNVLDKTTWLSPPQVLAETSEILRKLHYRLMVRKYVRGITPQRKIQLQMKFIASSIFKGKKESYPQSVAQPFVETRISDQDINARVLQMIRHEHIKYSVLMIKYDRNGFKTRPRQLIFTQAAAYMVEEARIKQRISYTALKGISVSNLTDSIIVLHVTCEEPKQKGDLVLQCNHLFELVTKLSIIANKQNAVRVSQGSIKIEFQPGKESVIEFTIGPEPNVYKAKNGHLMVVATRARPR; via the exons ATGGACATGGAGGGTGCCCTCAACGCAAGGGACCAAGTTGGCATTCAAGACTTTGTTCTCTTGGATGAGACAACAGAGGGAGCCTTCCTCAACAACCTCAAGAAACGCTTCAGCAAGGATCTCATTTAC ACCTACATTGGCACTTTATTGGTATCTGTAAACCCCTACAAAGAGTTGGATATCTACAATAAGAAACAGATGGATTTGTACATGGGGGTCAACTTTTTTGAGCTTCCACCACATAT CTATGCTCTGGCCGACAACGCCTACCACACCATGTTGACCGAGTTCAACAATCACTTCATCCTCATCTCGGGAGAGAGCGGAGCAGGGAAGACGGAAGCCTCCAAAAAGATTCTACAGTATTACGCAGTCAGCTGTCCAAGCACTGCTCTGCTCAACACTGTCAGGGACAAGATGCTCATGTCCAACCCTGTCCTTGAG GCTTTTGGGAATGCCAAAACGCTGAAAAATGACAACTCAAGTCGATTTGGAAAGTATATGGACATTCAGTTTGATGGTGAG GGCGATGCAGTTGGTGGGCACATCCTAAACTACCTGCTTGAAAAGTCCAGGGTGGTGCATCAGAACCACGGGGAGAGAAACTTCCACATTTTCTACCAGCTCCTggagggaggagaggaggaCCTGCTGCACCAGCTAGGCCTGGAGAGAGACTGTCAGCATTATAGCTATCTAACCCAA GGAGAGTGTGCCATTGTGCCATCTATCAATGACAGAAATGACTGGAAGACAGTCAAAAATGCACTTCAAGTTATTGACATTGATGCGATCAACACAAAT CACTTGTTTGGGATCGTTGCGAGTGTTCTTCACCTGGGGAATGTTAAGTTTCAGCCTGACAGTAAAGGTTGTGCCACCCTCAACAACACCAATGCGGAGTTACGTTGGGTGTCAAAT CTTCTTGGAATTGATGCTCACAGTCTGCAAGAAGGTTTAACGTACAGGAAGATTGAAGCCAAAACGGACCAG GTGCTCAGTCCATTTTCTCTGGATCACGCCATCTATGTGCGGGATGCCCTGGCCAAGGCCATTTATGGGCATACCTTCACCTGGCTGGTAAACAGGATAAATGAGTCCATGGAGAACACT gacCCTTCAAGAAAAACTGTCATTGGACTTTTGGACATCTACGGTTTTGAGGTTTTTAATATCAACAG TTTTGAGCAGTTCTGTATAAACTACTGCAACGAGAAGCTCCAGCAACTTTTCATCCAGCTCACGCTCAAGGCAGAGCAGGAAGAATATCAAGCGGAGGATATTGAG TGGGAGCCGGTGCAGTTTTTCAATAACAAGATCATTTGTGATCTCGTGGAGGAGAGACATAGAGGAATCATATCAATCCTG GATGAGGAGTGTCTGAGACCAGGAGAGGCTACAGACCTCACATTCCTGGAGAGACTGGAAGAAAAAATGGGGAACCACCCGCACTTTGTCTC ACACAAGCTGGCAGACAAAAAGACACGGAGGACGATGGAAAGAGGAGATTTTCGTCTCTTGCATTATGCCGGCGAGGTCACCTATTGTGTTGTGG GTTTTCTGGATAAAAATAATGACCTCTTATACAAAAACATTAAAGAT CTGATATGTCAATCAAAAAACAGCATTGTCAGGCAATGCTTCTCCTGCATGGACCCGGACAGCAGGCGGAGACCAGAAACA GTGGCCACCCAGTTTAAGAGCAGCCTGCTGAAGCTGACAGAGATCCTCATGGCCAAAGACGCCTGGTACATACGTTGCCTTAAATCCAATGAGTCCAGGAAGCCAG GACAGTTTGATGAAGCTCTCATCAGACATCAGATCAAATATTTGGGCCTGATGCAGCACCTGAGAGTCAGACGTGCTGGTTTTGCGTATAGGAGGAA CTATAAAGCTCTGTGCCCAGCCACTTGGCCACACTGGAGAGGAGAACCTGCTGATGGTGTGTTGGTGCTGGTTCAACATCTGGGCTATTTTCCAAATGAGTACAAAATGGGAAG AACCAAAATATTCATCCGCCATCCAAGAACCTTGTATGCTACAGAGGATGCGTTCGAAAAGTGCAAACATCAATTAG CATCAAGACTCCAGGCCAAATACAAAGGCTACCGGGCAAAGGGCGAGTTTCGAAAACAGAAGGAGGCCG CAACAAAGATCGAGACATGTTGGAGAGGAGTGCAGGCaaggaaggagagagacaagagagtgtgggctgtgaaaGTCATTAAACA attCATCAAAGGCTACATGACCAGAGGGCAAGCAAAAGTCACAGATAACTCAGAGTATTTGGCCTTTGTGAGACAGAATTACCTGAACCGGCTTAAAGAAAACTTGCCAAAAAACGTATTGGATAAAACCACGTGGCTATCTCCACCTCAAGTGCTGGCCGAG ACGTCGGAAATACTTCGTAAACTGCACTACCGCCTCATGGTGCGGAAATACGTTAGAGGGATCACGCCCCAGAGGAAAATACAG CTTCAAATGAAGTTCATTGCCAGCTCCATATTCAAGGGGAAAAAGGAAAGTTATCCACAAAGTGTCGCCCAACCTTTTGTAGAAACACGAATCA GTGATCAAGATATCAACGCGAGGGTCTTACAAATGATTCGACATGAGCACATCAAG TACAGCGTCCTGATGATTAAATACGACAGGAACGGTTTCAAAACGAGGCCGCGGCAGCTCATCTTCACCCAGGCGGCGGCCTACATGGTGGAGGAGGCAAGGATCAAACAGAGAATTTCCTATACTGCTCTCAAAG GGATTTCCGTCAGTAATTTGACTGACAGCATCATTGTGTTACACGTAACATGTGAGGAGCCCAAACAAAAG GGAGATCTTGTACTGCAGTGCAACCACTTGTTTGAGCTGGTGACCAAACTCAGCATCATTGCTAACAAGCAAAATGCAGTCAGGGTGAGCCAAGGCAG CATCAAGATAGAGTTTCAGCCTGGAAAAGAGAGCGTGATAGAATTCACCATTGGCCCGGAGCCGAACGTGTACAAGGCCAAGAATGGACACCTCATGGTG GTTGCCACTCGGGCCAGGCCGAGGTAA
- the myo1ha gene encoding unconventional myosin-Ih isoform X2 produces the protein MDMEGALNARDQVGIQDFVLLDETTEGAFLNNLKKRFSKDLIYTYIGTLLVSVNPYKELDIYNKKQMDLYMGVNFFELPPHIYALADNAYHTMLTEFNNHFILISGESGAGKTEASKKILQYYAVSCPSTALLNTVRDKMLMSNPVLEAFGNAKTLKNDNSSRFGKYMDIQFDGEGDAVGGHILNYLLEKSRVVHQNHGERNFHIFYQLLEGGEEDLLHQLGLERDCQHYSYLTQGECAIVPSINDRNDWKTVKNALQVIDIDAINTNHLFGIVASVLHLGNVKFQPDSKGCATLNNTNAELRWVSNLLGIDAHSLQEGLTYRKIEAKTDQVLSPFSLDHAIYVRDALAKAIYGHTFTWLVNRINESMENTDPSRKTVIGLLDIYGFEVFNINSFEQFCINYCNEKLQQLFIQLTLKAEQEEYQAEDIEWEPVQFFNNKIICDLVEERHRGIISILDEECLRPGEATDLTFLERLEEKMGNHPHFVSHKLADKKTRRTMERGDFRLLHYAGEVTYCVVGFLDKNNDLLYKNIKDLICQSKNSIVRQCFSCMDPDSRRRPETVATQFKSSLLKLTEILMAKDAWYIRCLKSNESRKPGQFDEALIRHQIKYLGLMQHLRVRRAGFAYRRKYDVFLHRYKALCPATWPHWRGEPADGVLVLVQHLGYFPNEYKMGRTKIFIRHPRTLYATEDAFEKCKHQLASRLQAKYKGYRAKGEFRKQKEAATKIETCWRGVQARKERDKRVWAVKVIKQFIKGYMTRGQAKVTDNSEYLAFVRQNYLNRLKENLPKNVLDKTTWLSPPQVLAETSEILRKLHYRLMVRKYVRGITPQRKIQLQMKFIASSIFKGKKESYPQSVAQPFVETRISDQDINARVLQMIRHEHIKYSVLMIKYDRNGFKTRPRQLIFTQAAAYMVEEARIKQRISYTALKGISVSNLTDSIIVLHVTCEEPKQKGDLVLQCNHLFELVTKLSIIANKQNAVRVSQGSIKIEFQPGKESVIEFTIGPEPNVYKAKNGHLMVVATRARPR, from the exons ATGGACATGGAGGGTGCCCTCAACGCAAGGGACCAAGTTGGCATTCAAGACTTTGTTCTCTTGGATGAGACAACAGAGGGAGCCTTCCTCAACAACCTCAAGAAACGCTTCAGCAAGGATCTCATTTAC ACCTACATTGGCACTTTATTGGTATCTGTAAACCCCTACAAAGAGTTGGATATCTACAATAAGAAACAGATGGATTTGTACATGGGGGTCAACTTTTTTGAGCTTCCACCACATAT CTATGCTCTGGCCGACAACGCCTACCACACCATGTTGACCGAGTTCAACAATCACTTCATCCTCATCTCGGGAGAGAGCGGAGCAGGGAAGACGGAAGCCTCCAAAAAGATTCTACAGTATTACGCAGTCAGCTGTCCAAGCACTGCTCTGCTCAACACTGTCAGGGACAAGATGCTCATGTCCAACCCTGTCCTTGAG GCTTTTGGGAATGCCAAAACGCTGAAAAATGACAACTCAAGTCGATTTGGAAAGTATATGGACATTCAGTTTGATGGTGAG GGCGATGCAGTTGGTGGGCACATCCTAAACTACCTGCTTGAAAAGTCCAGGGTGGTGCATCAGAACCACGGGGAGAGAAACTTCCACATTTTCTACCAGCTCCTggagggaggagaggaggaCCTGCTGCACCAGCTAGGCCTGGAGAGAGACTGTCAGCATTATAGCTATCTAACCCAA GGAGAGTGTGCCATTGTGCCATCTATCAATGACAGAAATGACTGGAAGACAGTCAAAAATGCACTTCAAGTTATTGACATTGATGCGATCAACACAAAT CACTTGTTTGGGATCGTTGCGAGTGTTCTTCACCTGGGGAATGTTAAGTTTCAGCCTGACAGTAAAGGTTGTGCCACCCTCAACAACACCAATGCGGAGTTACGTTGGGTGTCAAAT CTTCTTGGAATTGATGCTCACAGTCTGCAAGAAGGTTTAACGTACAGGAAGATTGAAGCCAAAACGGACCAG GTGCTCAGTCCATTTTCTCTGGATCACGCCATCTATGTGCGGGATGCCCTGGCCAAGGCCATTTATGGGCATACCTTCACCTGGCTGGTAAACAGGATAAATGAGTCCATGGAGAACACT gacCCTTCAAGAAAAACTGTCATTGGACTTTTGGACATCTACGGTTTTGAGGTTTTTAATATCAACAG TTTTGAGCAGTTCTGTATAAACTACTGCAACGAGAAGCTCCAGCAACTTTTCATCCAGCTCACGCTCAAGGCAGAGCAGGAAGAATATCAAGCGGAGGATATTGAG TGGGAGCCGGTGCAGTTTTTCAATAACAAGATCATTTGTGATCTCGTGGAGGAGAGACATAGAGGAATCATATCAATCCTG GATGAGGAGTGTCTGAGACCAGGAGAGGCTACAGACCTCACATTCCTGGAGAGACTGGAAGAAAAAATGGGGAACCACCCGCACTTTGTCTC ACACAAGCTGGCAGACAAAAAGACACGGAGGACGATGGAAAGAGGAGATTTTCGTCTCTTGCATTATGCCGGCGAGGTCACCTATTGTGTTGTGG GTTTTCTGGATAAAAATAATGACCTCTTATACAAAAACATTAAAGAT CTGATATGTCAATCAAAAAACAGCATTGTCAGGCAATGCTTCTCCTGCATGGACCCGGACAGCAGGCGGAGACCAGAAACA GTGGCCACCCAGTTTAAGAGCAGCCTGCTGAAGCTGACAGAGATCCTCATGGCCAAAGACGCCTGGTACATACGTTGCCTTAAATCCAATGAGTCCAGGAAGCCAG GACAGTTTGATGAAGCTCTCATCAGACATCAGATCAAATATTTGGGCCTGATGCAGCACCTGAGAGTCAGACGTGCTGGTTTTGCGTATAGGAGGAAGTACGATGTCTTTTTACATCG CTATAAAGCTCTGTGCCCAGCCACTTGGCCACACTGGAGAGGAGAACCTGCTGATGGTGTGTTGGTGCTGGTTCAACATCTGGGCTATTTTCCAAATGAGTACAAAATGGGAAG AACCAAAATATTCATCCGCCATCCAAGAACCTTGTATGCTACAGAGGATGCGTTCGAAAAGTGCAAACATCAATTAG CATCAAGACTCCAGGCCAAATACAAAGGCTACCGGGCAAAGGGCGAGTTTCGAAAACAGAAGGAGGCCG CAACAAAGATCGAGACATGTTGGAGAGGAGTGCAGGCaaggaaggagagagacaagagagtgtgggctgtgaaaGTCATTAAACA attCATCAAAGGCTACATGACCAGAGGGCAAGCAAAAGTCACAGATAACTCAGAGTATTTGGCCTTTGTGAGACAGAATTACCTGAACCGGCTTAAAGAAAACTTGCCAAAAAACGTATTGGATAAAACCACGTGGCTATCTCCACCTCAAGTGCTGGCCGAG ACGTCGGAAATACTTCGTAAACTGCACTACCGCCTCATGGTGCGGAAATACGTTAGAGGGATCACGCCCCAGAGGAAAATACAG CTTCAAATGAAGTTCATTGCCAGCTCCATATTCAAGGGGAAAAAGGAAAGTTATCCACAAAGTGTCGCCCAACCTTTTGTAGAAACACGAATCA GTGATCAAGATATCAACGCGAGGGTCTTACAAATGATTCGACATGAGCACATCAAG TACAGCGTCCTGATGATTAAATACGACAGGAACGGTTTCAAAACGAGGCCGCGGCAGCTCATCTTCACCCAGGCGGCGGCCTACATGGTGGAGGAGGCAAGGATCAAACAGAGAATTTCCTATACTGCTCTCAAAG GGATTTCCGTCAGTAATTTGACTGACAGCATCATTGTGTTACACGTAACATGTGAGGAGCCCAAACAAAAG GGAGATCTTGTACTGCAGTGCAACCACTTGTTTGAGCTGGTGACCAAACTCAGCATCATTGCTAACAAGCAAAATGCAGTCAGGGTGAGCCAAGGCAG CATCAAGATAGAGTTTCAGCCTGGAAAAGAGAGCGTGATAGAATTCACCATTGGCCCGGAGCCGAACGTGTACAAGGCCAAGAATGGACACCTCATGGTG GTTGCCACTCGGGCCAGGCCGAGGTAA